One window of Solwaraspora sp. WMMA2056 genomic DNA carries:
- a CDS encoding TRAM domain-containing protein, with protein MTAGDREPLTEGDRVTVRVGAPAHGGHCVARLDGQVIFVRHALPGELVTVDVTEVHRGYLRADAVAVPEPAPERVEPPCRYAGPGRCGGCDLQHVSVAGQLDWKAAVVREQLLRLAGLTTAEVDALDVRVRALPGGPLGWRTRVRYAVDAADRAGLLKHRSHEVVAVDRCLIAHPAIQTPAALPSSALVASADGPRWPGVDAVEAVAAGAGDVVVIPTPGGGSDVPVTQTAVGRRFDLPAGAFWQVHPAAADTLSEAVLELLEPAAGESAWDLYGGTGLFAAALATRTGPTGRVTLVESAGPGVAAARRNLADLAQVEVVAARVEQALARRRITGPVDLVVLDPPRAGAGAQVVGPIAAAARRAVCYVACDPAALARDLRTFRELGWRLTRLQAYDCFPMTGHVECVALLTPAPSR; from the coding sequence GTGACGGCGGGCGACCGGGAACCGTTGACCGAGGGCGACCGGGTCACGGTCCGGGTGGGCGCCCCGGCCCACGGCGGCCACTGCGTGGCCAGGCTGGACGGCCAGGTGATCTTCGTTCGGCATGCCCTGCCCGGCGAGTTGGTCACCGTCGACGTCACCGAGGTCCACCGCGGCTATCTGCGCGCCGACGCGGTGGCGGTGCCCGAGCCGGCACCGGAGCGGGTCGAGCCACCCTGCCGGTACGCCGGCCCCGGCCGCTGTGGCGGATGTGATCTGCAGCACGTCAGCGTCGCCGGGCAGCTGGACTGGAAGGCGGCGGTGGTCCGCGAGCAGCTGCTGCGGCTCGCCGGGCTGACCACCGCCGAGGTCGACGCGCTCGACGTACGGGTCCGGGCGTTGCCCGGCGGTCCGCTGGGCTGGCGGACCCGGGTCCGGTACGCGGTCGACGCCGCCGACCGCGCCGGTCTGCTCAAGCACCGCTCACACGAGGTGGTGGCCGTGGACCGCTGCCTGATCGCGCACCCGGCCATCCAGACGCCGGCGGCGCTGCCGTCGTCCGCGCTGGTGGCATCGGCCGACGGACCGCGCTGGCCCGGGGTCGACGCGGTCGAGGCCGTCGCCGCCGGCGCTGGTGACGTCGTCGTCATCCCGACCCCCGGGGGCGGCAGTGACGTACCGGTGACCCAGACCGCCGTCGGCCGGCGCTTCGACCTGCCGGCCGGGGCGTTCTGGCAGGTGCATCCGGCGGCCGCCGACACGCTGTCCGAAGCGGTGCTGGAGCTGCTGGAGCCGGCGGCGGGGGAGTCGGCCTGGGACCTGTACGGCGGCACCGGACTGTTCGCCGCGGCCCTGGCGACCCGGACCGGGCCGACCGGCCGGGTCACCCTGGTCGAATCGGCCGGTCCCGGCGTCGCCGCGGCCCGGCGCAACCTGGCCGACCTGGCGCAGGTGGAGGTCGTGGCGGCCCGGGTCGAGCAGGCGCTGGCCCGACGCAGGATCACCGGACCGGTCGACCTGGTGGTGCTCGACCCGCCCCGTGCGGGCGCCGGGGCACAGGTGGTCGGCCCGATCGCGGCCGCTGCCCGCCGGGCGGTCTGCTACGTCGCCTGCGATCCGGCTGCACTCGCCCGTGACCTGCGGACCTTCCGCGAACTCGGCTGGCGGTTGACCCGCCTGCAGGCCTACGACTGCTTTCCGATGACCGGGCACGTCGAGTGCGTGGCCCTGCTGACCCCGGCGCCGTCCCGATAG
- a CDS encoding PQQ-binding-like beta-propeller repeat protein, whose product MTAVIDLGEVGRRPPEPGQPAGRRWGRRPVRPWLAALLVVVVLATVAAAAPPGLPEPVHIGSGFDSQSLVDGDLLFVAEDSGGDIEEGTAAAGSGDAGARTIAAYTLPRGELRWRVPVPQHGDGWLGRRLTGLQRVDDLLLINSFDRGGAPGTTAVDIADGSVRWSADGFFVGAVADDAMALWLPRSAIDPRTREWVSVGVTLRVVEAGSGRTRWTTTTPAQAELHYRLDGDLVTDVVEVELSGRVRVRVRDARTGQLRTDGTTGRPMEPGPTWVVADLLVSMTDDVLWGVDLDTLTPRWSVPVPLVGGLTPCAPLLCLTQPAGGIRALDPADGTVRWSDDDWMLHSEFGRHLLVTTPRQADRPSTRMVVDPATGEPVAADPYWTPFAVTADGWLGLRYDPYQTTVWVARITPDGSPPRVLLRMADAVDNCQAGADVVICRRVGGGLGVSALPD is encoded by the coding sequence GTGACCGCCGTCATCGACCTCGGCGAGGTCGGTCGGCGGCCACCGGAACCCGGGCAGCCCGCCGGCCGGCGGTGGGGCCGCCGGCCGGTCCGGCCGTGGCTGGCAGCGCTGCTGGTCGTCGTCGTCCTGGCCACCGTCGCCGCCGCCGCACCGCCCGGCCTGCCGGAGCCGGTCCACATCGGGTCCGGCTTCGACAGCCAGTCACTCGTCGACGGCGACCTGCTGTTCGTCGCCGAGGACAGCGGCGGTGACATCGAGGAGGGGACTGCCGCCGCCGGTAGCGGCGACGCCGGTGCTCGGACGATCGCCGCGTACACGCTGCCCCGGGGCGAGCTGCGCTGGCGCGTCCCGGTCCCGCAGCACGGCGACGGCTGGCTGGGCCGGCGGCTCACCGGTCTCCAACGCGTCGACGACCTGCTGTTGATCAACTCGTTCGACAGGGGAGGTGCACCGGGTACCACCGCCGTCGACATCGCCGACGGATCGGTGCGCTGGTCGGCCGACGGATTCTTCGTGGGCGCCGTCGCGGACGACGCGATGGCGCTGTGGCTGCCACGCAGTGCGATCGACCCGCGGACGCGGGAGTGGGTGTCGGTCGGGGTCACCCTGCGGGTCGTCGAGGCAGGCTCCGGGCGTACCCGCTGGACCACGACGACCCCGGCGCAGGCGGAGCTCCACTACCGGCTCGACGGCGACCTGGTCACCGACGTGGTGGAGGTCGAGCTCAGTGGTCGGGTCCGGGTCCGGGTCCGCGACGCCCGGACCGGCCAGCTGCGCACCGACGGGACGACCGGGCGGCCGATGGAACCGGGCCCGACCTGGGTGGTGGCCGACCTGCTCGTGTCGATGACCGACGACGTCCTGTGGGGCGTCGACCTGGACACGCTGACCCCGCGCTGGTCGGTGCCGGTGCCGCTGGTCGGCGGACTCACCCCGTGCGCGCCGCTGCTGTGCCTGACCCAGCCCGCTGGCGGAATCCGCGCGCTGGACCCGGCCGACGGCACCGTCCGATGGTCCGACGACGACTGGATGCTCCACTCCGAGTTCGGCCGTCACCTGCTGGTCACCACTCCCCGGCAGGCGGACCGCCCGTCGACGCGGATGGTGGTCGACCCGGCCACCGGCGAACCGGTCGCGGCCGATCCGTACTGGACGCCGTTCGCCGTCACCGCCGACGGCTGGCTCGGGCTGCGGTACGACCCCTACCAGACGACGGTGTGGGTGGCCAGGATCACCCCGGACGGCTCGCCGCCCCGGGTGCTGCTGCGAATGGCCGACGCGGTCGACAACTGCCAGGCCGGTGCCGACGTCGTGATCTGCCGACGGGTCGGTGGCGGGCTCGGCGTCTCGGCACTACCCGACTAG
- a CDS encoding HAMP domain-containing sensor histidine kinase: protein MRSPRPTLRLRLTLFNGVLLVGALSAFVLLSWLLVTDALRPAEHLAPGTVVVLTDGRELDAAAWQDQIADQASRELLAKALVALVAISAVGVLGAYAVVGRALRPLQQVTSTARRLGEQTLDQRIRYAGAGDEVAELAATFDDMLDRLSAAFEAQKRFVANASHELRTPLAVMRTEVDVTMADDTADVAEYRRMATVVRDASERANGLVDALLVLASSEAQSGGRLVRKVPADLSDGVCAALSAMQVETRRLKLDVRTALDPAVVVGDPSLLERLAGNLIENAVRYNHLHGRLWARTGSHGPHVYLLVGNTGFEVDQTDVPGLFEPFRRGGRERTGARGSGLGLSIVRAVAAAHGGTVSAVAQPGGGLEVTVTLPAADEMSGGTGVPGDAAGPRAVRAG, encoded by the coding sequence CTGCGTTCGCCCCGGCCGACGCTGCGGCTGCGGCTCACCCTGTTCAACGGGGTGCTGCTGGTCGGCGCGCTGTCGGCCTTCGTGCTGCTCTCCTGGCTGCTGGTGACCGACGCCCTGCGTCCGGCCGAGCACCTCGCCCCGGGCACGGTGGTGGTGCTCACCGACGGACGGGAGCTCGACGCCGCCGCCTGGCAGGACCAGATCGCCGACCAGGCGTCCCGGGAACTGCTGGCCAAGGCACTGGTCGCCCTCGTCGCGATCAGCGCGGTCGGGGTGCTCGGCGCGTACGCCGTGGTCGGCCGGGCGTTGCGTCCGCTGCAACAGGTGACCTCGACGGCCCGCCGGCTCGGTGAGCAGACGCTGGACCAGCGGATCCGCTACGCCGGTGCCGGTGACGAGGTGGCGGAGCTGGCGGCGACCTTCGACGACATGCTGGACCGGCTCAGCGCGGCGTTCGAGGCGCAGAAGCGGTTCGTCGCCAACGCCTCCCACGAGCTGCGGACACCGTTGGCCGTGATGCGTACCGAGGTGGACGTGACGATGGCCGACGACACCGCGGACGTGGCCGAGTACCGGCGGATGGCCACGGTGGTGCGCGACGCCTCCGAACGGGCCAACGGACTGGTCGACGCGTTGCTGGTGCTGGCCAGCAGCGAGGCGCAGTCCGGCGGGCGGCTGGTCCGTAAGGTGCCGGCGGACCTGTCAGACGGGGTCTGCGCGGCGTTGTCGGCCATGCAGGTGGAGACCCGCCGGCTCAAGCTGGACGTGCGGACGGCGCTGGACCCGGCGGTGGTCGTCGGGGACCCGAGCCTGCTGGAGCGGCTGGCCGGCAACCTCATCGAGAACGCGGTCCGCTACAACCACCTGCACGGGCGGCTGTGGGCCCGCACCGGCAGCCACGGACCGCACGTGTACCTACTGGTCGGCAACACCGGGTTCGAGGTGGACCAGACTGACGTGCCGGGCCTGTTCGAGCCGTTCCGGCGCGGTGGTCGGGAGCGGACCGGTGCCCGCGGCTCCGGGCTCGGGCTGTCGATCGTCCGGGCGGTGGCCGCCGCACACGGCGGCACGGTGTCGGCGGTGGCCCAGCCCGGCGGCGGCCTGGAGGTCACGGTGACCCTGCCGGCCGCCGACGAAATGTCGGGCGGCACGGGCGTGCCGGGTGACGCCGCCGGTCCACGGGCGGTACGCGCCGGCTGA
- a CDS encoding DUF3159 domain-containing protein — MTFGQQGAGPTARRDDVPPTERSTTAQAPTATDPDEADERLPSITEQMAEQLGGWRGLVESSVPIAVFVICNVIWDLSVALIAAVGVAVGIAVVRLAQRRPIRHAVNGLFGIGIGALLAWRTGEERDFYLPGILYGIGYGLALLGSVVIRQPLVGWIWSVLAAGGRSEWRTDPVLIRTFNRLTVLWGVVWLLKVGVQAGFYLASMETALGVSRLLLGYPPYAVLLAITVWVVRRVNRQREAADPLPAT, encoded by the coding sequence ATGACGTTCGGGCAGCAGGGTGCCGGTCCGACGGCGCGGCGTGACGACGTACCGCCGACCGAGCGGTCCACCACGGCGCAGGCGCCGACGGCGACCGACCCCGACGAGGCCGACGAACGGCTGCCGAGCATCACCGAGCAGATGGCCGAGCAGTTGGGCGGCTGGCGCGGCCTCGTCGAGTCCAGCGTGCCGATCGCGGTCTTCGTGATCTGCAACGTCATCTGGGACCTGTCGGTCGCCCTGATCGCTGCGGTCGGCGTCGCGGTCGGCATCGCCGTGGTCCGGTTGGCGCAGCGGCGCCCGATCCGGCACGCGGTCAACGGGCTGTTCGGTATCGGCATCGGCGCGCTGCTGGCCTGGCGCACCGGCGAGGAACGCGACTTCTACCTGCCGGGCATCCTCTACGGCATCGGCTACGGCCTGGCACTGCTCGGCTCGGTGGTGATCCGCCAACCGCTGGTCGGCTGGATCTGGTCGGTGCTCGCCGCCGGCGGTCGTTCCGAGTGGCGTACCGACCCGGTGCTGATCCGCACCTTCAACCGCCTCACCGTGCTCTGGGGCGTGGTCTGGCTGCTCAAGGTCGGCGTACAGGCCGGCTTCTACCTCGCGTCGATGGAGACCGCGCTCGGGGTGTCCCGGCTGCTGCTGGGTTATCCGCCGTACGCGGTGCTGCTGGCGATCACCGTCTGGGTGGTCCGACGGGTGAACCGGCAGCGTGAGGCTGCCGACCCGCTGCCGGCGACCTGA
- the dxs gene encoding 1-deoxy-D-xylulose-5-phosphate synthase, translated as MSRAEAGSDGRLLATVRTPQDVKRLSAEELTLLAAEIRDFLVAKVSRTGGHLGPNLGVVELTIAMHRVFDSPRDRFLFDTGHQAYVHKILTGRQAGFDQLRQRDGLSGYPSQAESEHDLIENSHASTALSYADGLAKAYALRGEARSVVAVVGDGALTGGMCWEALNNIAGARNPLVVVVNDNGRSYAPTIGGLADHLAALRLNPGYEKVLDLVKESLGATPLVGRPMYEVLHAVKKGIKDAVAPQTMFEDLGIKYVGPIDGHDLPAVESALQHAKGFGAPVIVHVVTRKGYGYRPAEEDEADCLHGPSSAFDVETGKLLAAPAVKWTHVFADELVAIADDRPDVVGITAAMAEPTGIAALARKYPQRVYDVGIAEQHAATSAAGLAMGGLHPVVAVYATFLNRAFDQVLLDVAMHRLPVTFVLDRAGVTGPDGPSHYGIWDMSVFGVVPGLRIAAPRDAATLREELREAVAVDDGPTVVRFPTGSVAADLPAVRRVGPVDVLAESDRSDVLLVAVGAFGKLGVDVAARVAEQGYGVTVVDPRWVRPVADELVTLAAGHRLVVTVEDGVRTGGVGDALAKAMRDADVRVPLRDLGVPADWHPHGSRAQILTDLRLTAQDVARDVTGWISGLDDPDGTPATGAGAGLIGDVSGADEPGRRATRRGAGRS; from the coding sequence TTGAGCCGGGCAGAGGCAGGATCCGACGGCCGCTTGCTGGCCACCGTACGCACACCGCAGGACGTCAAACGGCTCTCCGCCGAGGAGCTGACGCTGCTGGCCGCCGAGATCCGCGACTTCCTGGTCGCCAAGGTCTCCCGCACCGGCGGGCACCTGGGGCCGAACCTCGGTGTGGTCGAGTTGACCATCGCGATGCACCGGGTGTTCGACTCGCCCCGGGACCGGTTCCTGTTCGACACCGGTCACCAGGCGTACGTACACAAGATCCTCACCGGCCGGCAGGCCGGTTTCGACCAGCTCCGCCAGCGTGACGGCCTGTCCGGCTACCCGAGCCAGGCCGAGAGCGAACACGACCTGATCGAGAACTCGCACGCCTCCACCGCGCTGTCCTACGCCGACGGTCTGGCCAAGGCGTACGCGCTGCGGGGCGAGGCACGCAGCGTCGTCGCCGTGGTCGGCGACGGCGCGTTGACCGGTGGCATGTGCTGGGAGGCGTTGAACAACATCGCCGGGGCCCGTAATCCGCTGGTCGTCGTCGTCAACGACAACGGCCGGTCGTACGCGCCGACGATCGGCGGGCTGGCCGACCACTTGGCCGCGTTGCGCCTCAACCCGGGCTACGAGAAGGTCCTCGACCTGGTCAAGGAGTCGCTGGGGGCGACGCCGCTGGTGGGCCGGCCGATGTACGAGGTGCTGCACGCGGTCAAGAAGGGCATCAAGGACGCGGTCGCCCCGCAGACCATGTTCGAGGATCTCGGCATCAAGTACGTCGGCCCGATCGACGGGCACGACCTGCCCGCCGTCGAGTCGGCGTTGCAGCACGCCAAGGGCTTCGGCGCGCCGGTGATCGTGCACGTCGTCACCCGCAAGGGCTACGGCTACCGGCCGGCCGAGGAGGACGAGGCCGACTGCCTGCACGGGCCGAGCAGCGCCTTCGACGTGGAGACCGGCAAGCTGCTGGCCGCGCCGGCGGTGAAGTGGACCCACGTCTTCGCCGACGAGCTGGTGGCGATCGCCGACGATCGGCCCGACGTGGTCGGGATCACCGCCGCGATGGCCGAGCCGACCGGGATCGCCGCGCTGGCCCGTAAGTACCCGCAGCGGGTCTACGACGTCGGCATTGCCGAGCAGCACGCCGCCACCTCGGCCGCCGGGCTGGCGATGGGCGGGCTGCACCCGGTGGTGGCGGTCTACGCGACCTTCCTGAACCGGGCCTTCGACCAGGTGTTGCTGGACGTGGCGATGCACAGGCTGCCGGTGACCTTCGTGCTGGACCGGGCCGGGGTGACCGGGCCGGACGGGCCCAGCCACTACGGCATCTGGGACATGTCGGTGTTCGGGGTGGTGCCGGGGCTGCGGATCGCCGCGCCCCGCGACGCCGCCACCCTGCGGGAGGAGCTGCGCGAGGCGGTCGCCGTCGACGACGGCCCCACCGTGGTGCGGTTCCCGACCGGCTCGGTCGCCGCCGACCTGCCGGCGGTCCGCCGGGTCGGCCCGGTCGACGTACTGGCCGAGTCCGACCGTTCCGACGTGCTGCTGGTCGCGGTCGGCGCGTTCGGCAAGCTGGGTGTCGACGTCGCCGCCCGGGTCGCCGAGCAGGGCTACGGGGTGACCGTGGTCGACCCACGCTGGGTGCGTCCGGTCGCCGACGAGCTGGTCACCCTCGCCGCCGGGCACCGGCTGGTGGTCACCGTCGAGGACGGGGTACGCACCGGCGGGGTCGGCGACGCCCTGGCCAAGGCGATGCGCGACGCCGACGTCCGGGTGCCGCTGCGTGACCTCGGCGTACCGGCCGACTGGCATCCGCACGGCAGCCGGGCGCAGATCCTCACCGACCTGCGGCTGACCGCTCAGGACGTGGCGCGGGACGTGACCGGCTGGATCTCCGGGCTGGACGACCCGGACGGCACCCCGGCGACCGGCGCCGGCGCGGGTCTGATCGGTGACGTCAGCGGTGCCGACGAGCCGGGCCGGCGGGCCACCCGGCGCGGCGCCGGCCGTAGCTGA
- a CDS encoding TrkA family potassium uptake protein yields the protein MHVVIMGCGRVGATLAHNLQDRGHSVAVIDQDPTAFRRLPGDFAGRTVTGTGFDREVLTAAGIEQADAFAAVSSGDNSNIISARLARETFGVSRVAARIYDQRRAEVYERLGIPTVATVRWAADRMLRHLVPEGHVEIFRDPTSTVSIIEVPVHREWIGRPLAALETATGTRAAYLMRFGIGTLPGPTTVLQEGDQVFMLVTDDIADAVTLTASSLPEGAR from the coding sequence GTGCACGTCGTGATCATGGGTTGTGGTCGGGTCGGCGCGACCCTGGCCCACAATCTGCAGGACCGTGGTCATTCGGTCGCCGTGATCGACCAGGATCCGACCGCGTTCCGTCGGCTGCCGGGCGACTTCGCCGGCCGCACCGTCACCGGCACCGGGTTCGACCGGGAGGTGCTGACGGCGGCCGGGATCGAGCAGGCGGACGCCTTCGCCGCCGTCTCCAGCGGCGACAACTCCAACATCATCTCGGCGCGGCTGGCCCGGGAGACGTTCGGCGTGTCCCGGGTCGCGGCGCGCATCTACGACCAGCGCCGGGCGGAGGTCTACGAGCGGCTCGGTATCCCCACCGTGGCGACGGTGCGCTGGGCGGCGGACCGCATGCTGCGCCATCTCGTCCCCGAGGGTCACGTGGAGATCTTCCGGGACCCGACGAGCACCGTGTCGATCATCGAGGTCCCGGTGCACCGGGAGTGGATCGGCCGCCCGTTGGCGGCGCTGGAGACCGCCACCGGGACCCGCGCGGCGTACCTGATGCGGTTCGGCATCGGCACCCTGCCCGGCCCGACGACCGTGCTGCAGGAGGGCGACCAGGTGTTCATGCTCGTCACCGACGACATCGCGGACGCGGTCACGTTGACCGCCAGCAGTCTGCCGGAAGGAGCGCGGTGA
- a CDS encoding APC family permease: MASPTSLIKRLLLGRPFRSDRLQHTLLPKRVALPVFSSDALSSVAYAPDEILLTLSIAGAAAFVYSPWVTLAVVVVMVTVVASYRQNVHAYPSGGGDYEVAKVNLGPRFGVGVASALLIDYVLTVAVSVASGVANLGSVLPFVAEHKVAVAVGAVVVLTALNLRGVRESGRMFAVPTYGFVIVIGAVIATGLIRIFVLGHDLRAPSADLVISAEWVDLSAFAMVFLLLRAFSSGCAALTGVEAISNGVPAFRPPKSRNAATTLLLLGTLSVAMIGGIIWLAQLTGLQFVENPARQIEAGPPGYVQKTVVAQLGETVFGSGLLLFLVAGVTALILFLAANTAFSGFPVLGSILAQDRYLPRQLHTRGDRLAFSNGILFLAGFAIVLLVVLQAELTRLIQLYIVGVFVSFTLSQAGMLRHWNRRLRTERDPARRRRMHRSRAINGFGMTLTGAVLVVVLVTKFALGAWIAIAAMAIVYALMLAIRRHYDTVARELTPAEGRPVLPARNHAIVLVSKVHLPTLRAVAYAQATRPDTLVALTVRVDDADTRAVRAEWDRRGLPVPLTVVDSPYREITRPIIDYVKSVRRDAPRDVVTVFIPEYVVGHWWENLLHNQSALRLKGRLLFEPGVMVTSVPWQLASSASRDLDRYDETLSRTPARGPRPSVDDDAGPADGGPVDVDSGRADQ, translated from the coding sequence GTGGCCAGTCCCACCTCCTTGATCAAGCGCCTGCTGCTGGGCCGGCCGTTCCGATCCGACCGGTTGCAGCACACCCTGCTGCCCAAGCGGGTGGCGCTGCCGGTGTTCTCCTCCGACGCGCTGTCGTCGGTGGCGTACGCACCGGACGAGATCCTGCTGACCCTGTCGATCGCCGGTGCGGCGGCGTTCGTCTACTCGCCATGGGTGACCCTCGCCGTCGTCGTGGTGATGGTGACCGTGGTCGCCAGCTACCGGCAGAACGTGCACGCGTACCCGTCCGGTGGCGGCGACTACGAGGTGGCCAAGGTCAACCTGGGGCCCCGGTTCGGGGTCGGAGTGGCCAGCGCGCTGCTCATCGACTACGTGCTCACCGTCGCGGTCTCGGTCGCCTCCGGGGTGGCCAACCTCGGGTCGGTCCTGCCCTTCGTCGCCGAACACAAGGTGGCGGTGGCGGTCGGTGCGGTGGTGGTGCTCACCGCGTTGAACCTGCGCGGGGTCCGCGAGTCCGGGCGGATGTTCGCCGTCCCGACGTACGGGTTCGTCATCGTCATCGGTGCGGTGATCGCCACCGGCCTGATCCGGATCTTCGTCCTCGGCCACGACCTGCGGGCACCCAGCGCCGACCTGGTGATCAGCGCCGAGTGGGTCGACCTGAGCGCTTTCGCGATGGTGTTCCTGCTGCTGCGGGCCTTCTCGTCGGGCTGCGCCGCGCTGACCGGGGTGGAGGCGATCTCCAACGGCGTACCGGCGTTCCGGCCGCCGAAGAGCCGCAACGCCGCCACCACCCTGCTGCTGCTCGGCACCCTGTCGGTGGCCATGATCGGCGGGATCATCTGGCTCGCCCAGCTGACCGGCCTGCAGTTCGTGGAGAACCCGGCCCGGCAGATCGAGGCAGGCCCGCCCGGGTACGTGCAGAAGACCGTGGTCGCCCAGCTGGGCGAGACCGTCTTCGGGTCGGGGCTGCTGCTGTTCCTGGTCGCCGGGGTGACCGCGTTGATCCTGTTCCTCGCCGCGAACACCGCGTTCAGCGGTTTCCCGGTGCTCGGGTCGATCCTCGCCCAGGACCGCTACCTGCCCCGCCAGTTGCACACCAGGGGCGACCGGCTGGCCTTCAGCAACGGCATCCTGTTCCTGGCCGGCTTCGCGATCGTGCTGCTGGTGGTGTTGCAGGCCGAGCTGACCCGACTGATCCAGCTCTACATCGTCGGGGTCTTCGTCTCGTTCACCCTGTCCCAGGCCGGCATGCTGCGGCACTGGAACCGGCGGCTGCGCACCGAGCGGGACCCGGCGCGGCGGCGACGGATGCACCGGTCCCGGGCGATCAACGGGTTCGGTATGACCCTGACCGGCGCGGTGCTGGTCGTCGTTCTGGTCACCAAGTTCGCGCTCGGCGCGTGGATCGCCATCGCCGCGATGGCGATCGTCTACGCGTTGATGCTGGCGATCCGGCGGCACTACGACACGGTCGCCCGGGAACTGACCCCGGCCGAGGGCCGGCCGGTGCTGCCCGCCCGCAACCACGCGATCGTTCTGGTCAGCAAGGTGCACCTGCCGACGCTGCGGGCGGTCGCCTACGCCCAGGCCACCCGACCGGACACGCTGGTCGCGTTGACCGTGCGGGTCGACGACGCCGACACCCGCGCGGTGCGGGCCGAGTGGGACCGGCGGGGGCTACCGGTGCCGCTGACCGTGGTCGACTCGCCGTATCGGGAGATCACCCGGCCGATCATCGACTACGTCAAGTCGGTCCGCCGGGACGCGCCGCGCGACGTGGTGACAGTCTTCATTCCGGAGTACGTGGTCGGCCACTGGTGGGAGAACCTGTTGCACAACCAGAGCGCGTTGCGGCTCAAGGGCCGCCTGCTGTTCGAGCCCGGAGTGATGGTGACCAGCGTGCCGTGGCAGTTGGCGTCGAGCGCCAGCCGTGACCTCGACCGTTACGACGAGACGCTGAGCCGGACCCCGGCGCGCGGCCCGCGCCCGTCGGTCGACGACGACGCCGGTCCGGCCGACGGTGGTCCGGTCGACGTGGACTCCGGGCGGGCGGACCAGTGA
- a CDS encoding response regulator transcription factor — translation MRVLVVEDERHLADAIVRGLRRQGMAVDVAYDGTVGHEMAFVTRYDVVVLDRDLPGVHGDQICADLVSSGALTRVLMLTASGAVADRVEGLQLGADDYLPKPFAFTELVARVQALGRRATPPAPPVLAVGNLTVDPARRVATRDGTPVDLTRKEFGVLEELVKARGAVVSSEELLERVWDANTDPFTTTVRVTVMTLRRKLGDPPLIETVVGAGYRVTGVDAPAGAEVHR, via the coding sequence GTGCGGGTGCTGGTGGTCGAGGACGAACGGCACCTCGCCGACGCGATCGTGCGTGGGTTGCGGCGGCAGGGGATGGCTGTCGACGTCGCCTACGACGGCACCGTCGGCCACGAGATGGCCTTCGTGACCCGATACGACGTGGTGGTGCTCGACCGGGACCTGCCCGGCGTACACGGTGACCAGATCTGCGCCGACCTGGTCAGTTCCGGGGCGCTCACCCGGGTGCTGATGCTGACCGCCAGTGGCGCCGTCGCCGACCGGGTCGAAGGGCTGCAACTTGGCGCCGACGACTACCTGCCGAAGCCGTTCGCCTTCACCGAACTCGTCGCCCGGGTGCAGGCCCTCGGCCGGCGGGCCACCCCGCCGGCTCCGCCGGTGCTGGCCGTCGGCAACCTGACGGTGGACCCGGCCCGGCGGGTCGCCACCCGTGACGGTACGCCGGTCGACCTGACCCGCAAGGAGTTCGGTGTCCTGGAGGAGCTGGTCAAGGCACGCGGCGCGGTGGTCTCCAGCGAGGAACTGCTGGAGCGGGTCTGGGACGCCAACACCGACCCGTTCACCACGACTGTACGGGTGACGGTGATGACGCTGCGCCGCAAGCTCGGTGATCCGCCGCTGATCGAAACGGTGGTCGGCGCCGGCTACCGGGTCACCGGCGTGGACGCCCCGGCCGGTGCGGAGGTGCACCGGTGA
- a CDS encoding TrkA family potassium uptake protein: MRIAIAGAGNVGRSIAQELIDNGHQVTLFERNPAMVRRERVPDAEWVLADACEVASLEDAELAAYDVVVAATGDDKVNLVVSLLAKTEFSVPRVVARVNRAENEWLFTEQWGVDVAVSKPRVMAALVEEAVTVGDLVRLMTFRQGEANLVEITLPTDAPHVGHAVHTVPLPRDCALVAIVRGKRVLTPGPDDPLEPGDELVFVCTADVEDEVRAVVLGADSVERTRRGE, from the coding sequence ATGCGGATCGCCATCGCCGGGGCCGGCAACGTCGGCCGGTCCATCGCCCAGGAACTGATCGACAACGGACATCAGGTGACGCTCTTCGAGCGCAACCCGGCGATGGTCCGCCGCGAACGGGTGCCAGACGCCGAGTGGGTCCTCGCGGACGCCTGCGAGGTGGCCAGCCTGGAGGACGCCGAACTGGCCGCCTACGACGTCGTCGTCGCCGCCACCGGCGACGACAAGGTCAACCTGGTGGTGTCGTTGCTGGCCAAGACCGAGTTCAGCGTGCCCCGGGTGGTGGCACGGGTGAACCGGGCCGAGAACGAGTGGCTGTTCACCGAGCAGTGGGGCGTGGACGTCGCGGTCAGCAAGCCACGGGTGATGGCGGCACTGGTCGAGGAGGCGGTGACCGTCGGCGACCTGGTCCGGCTGATGACCTTCCGGCAGGGTGAGGCGAACCTGGTGGAGATCACCCTGCCGACCGACGCCCCGCACGTCGGGCACGCGGTGCACACGGTGCCGCTGCCACGCGACTGCGCGCTGGTCGCGATCGTCCGGGGCAAGCGGGTCCTGACACCCGGTCCGGACGACCCGCTGGAGCCGGGTGACGAGTTGGTCTTCGTCTGCACCGCCGACGTGGAGGACGAGGTACGGGCGGTGGTCCTCGGGGCCGACAGCGTGGAACGCACCCGCCGGGGCGAGTAA